From Coturnix japonica isolate 7356 chromosome 3, Coturnix japonica 2.1, whole genome shotgun sequence, the proteins below share one genomic window:
- the LPIN1 gene encoding phosphatidate phosphatase LPIN1 isoform X3, with the protein MGKNRVSEEARSEAEMYLDVTLSYLWVQTMNYVGQLAGQVFVTVKELYKGLNPATLSGCIDIIVVRQPDGNLQCSPFHVRFGKMGVLRSREKVVDIEINGEAVDLHMKLGDNGEAFFVQEMDNDQEVIPYHLSTSPILSEGTALMEAQLKRNSIDRIRNLDNSVSSQVPPQAHGSQPGTETSAVCSSVKKRRKKRRKSTHKIDSLKREDVGDTSEDEDMFPIEISSEEEKEPLDSPRILVPDVFVDEVSDIKAPTVSTYSQSSSYPRSDGEWSPIQSKPIDCTGQSSLLTVPADGGLSNSCPHQSSHFSPPDSSSGSRPPTPQSDSELVSKPTDRSGLKNPHMHWAWGELPQAKKASSLIKAKEPNTIDVNPSESTHFRVIQSDPIEEFNGASPLPALGHADAAAADETEPLPAETNKPETESAGAAVPSLPANEEIKQAASCSAQAVGKTDSPSRKKDKRSRHLGADGVYLDDLTDMDPEVAALYFPKNGDNIQNRNTNDTGPRSATHSPQSFGSSGADSGVESTSDGTRDLPSIAISLCGGLTDNKEITKEEFLEHAVTYQQFVDNPAIIDDPNLVVKIGNKYYNWTTAGPLLLAMQAFQKPLPKATVESIMRDKMPKKGGRWWFSWRGRNSTIKEETKAEQGMSGSRLKGEDSSEMSIANRKFRRVTVSRLLVACDRIKDESSSSDEDPRAAKQNLGSLQANSSHLSLLSGISYKKTLRLTSDQLKSLKLKNGPNDVTFSVTTQYQGTCRCEGTIYLWDWDDKVIISDIDGTITRSDTLGHILPTLGKDWTHQGIAKLYHKVSQNGYKFLYCSARAIGMADMTRGYLHWVNERGTVLPQGPVLLSPSSLFSALHREVIEKKPEKFKVQCLTDIKNLFYPNTEPFYAAFGNRPADVYSYKQVGVSLNRIFTVNPKGELIQEHAKTNISSYVRLCEVVDHIFPLLKRSHSSDFPCSDTYSQFTYWREPLPPFETQDVHPDSS; encoded by the exons GTTGACATAGAAATTAACGGAGAGGCTGTAGATTTGCACATGAAACTGGGAGACAATGGAGAAGCCTTTTTTGTCCAGGAGATGGATAATGATCAG GAGGTAATTCCTTATCATCTGTCTACATCCCCCATTTTGTCTGAGGGAACTGCTTTAATGGAAGCTCAGCTGAAGAGGAACTCAATTGACAGGATAAGAAACCTGGACAACAGTGTATCCTCGCAAGTACCACCCCAAGCTCATGGTTCTCAGCCTGGTACTGAAACATCTGCAGTCTGTAGCTCTgtgaaaaagaggaggaaaaagaggaggaagtcTACCCACAAAATAGACAGCTTAAAAAGAGAAGACGTTGGAGATACATCAGAAGATGAAGACATGTTTCCTATAGAGATTagctcagaggaagaaaaggaaccTTTGGACAGTCCAAG GATTCTTGTTCCAGATGTGTTTGTTGATGAAGTATCTGATATAAAGGCTCCTACTGTTTCTACTTATTCTCAGTCTTCATCTTACCCTCGTTCAGATGGAGAATGGTCACCTATTCAAAG TAAGCCTATAGATTGCACAGGGCAATCCTCTCTTCTCACTGTTCCAGCAGATGGAGGCCTATCTAACTCTTGTCCTCATCAGTCTTCTCACTTTTCTCCTCCAGACAG ctcATCAGGCTCACGTCCTCCTACTCCTCAAAGTGATTCAGAATTAGTCAGTAAACCTACAGACAGGAGTGGACTAAAGAATCCTCACATGCACTGGGCCTGGGGAGAGCTACCACAGGCTAAAAAG GCGAGTTCCTTGATCAAAGCTAAGGAACCTAACACAATAGATGTAAATCCTTCAGAAAGCACTCACTTTCGGGTCATCCAGAGTGATCCTATAGAGGAGTTTAATGGTGCATCTCCTCTGCCTGCCCTTGGACATGcagatgcagcagctgctgatgaaACTGAGCCCTTGCCAGCTGAGACAAATAAACCAGAGACAGaatctgcaggagcagctgtaCCATCGTTGCCTGCcaatgaggaaataaaacaagctgCATCTTGCTCAGCCCAGGCAGTTGGCAAGACAGATTCCCCTTCCAGAAAGAAAG ACAAACGAAGCCGGCATCTTGGTGCTGATGGTGTCTATTTAGATGACCTTACTGACATGGATCCAGAAGTTGCTGCACTTTATTTCCCCAAAAA tgggGATAacatacaaaacagaaacacaaatgacACAGGGCCACGGTCTGCCACTCATTCTCCGCAGTCTTTTGGGAGCTCAGGTGCTGACAGTGGTGTTGAAAGCACCTCAGATGGAACCAGAGATTTGCCCTCCATTGCCATTTCTCTCTGTGGAGGCCTTACGGACAACAAAGAGATAACCAAAG AAGAATTCTTAGAACATGCAGTAACATATCAGCAGTTTGTGGACAATCCTGCTATCATTGATGACCCTAACCTTGTAGTTAAGATTGGGAATAA GTACTACAACTGGACAACAGCTGGTCCCCTTCTGTTGGCAATGCAAGCATTCCAGAAACCTTTGCCAAAG GCCACTGTGGAGTCTATAATGAGAGACAAGATGCCCAAAAAAGGTGGAAGATGGTGGTTTTCCTGGAGAGGGAGAAACAGTACTATTAAAGAG GAAACAAAGGCAGAACAAGGTATGAGTGGAAGCAGACTTAAAGGAGAAGACTCTTCAGAGATGAGTATAGCAAACAG GAAGTTCAGGAGAGTAACAGTTTCCAGGCTTCTTGTCGCATGCGATAG AATAAAAGATGAATCTTCTTCGAGCGATGAAGACCCTAGAGCTGCCAAACAAAACCTGGGGTCATTACAAGCCAACTCGAGTCATCTCTCATTATTGTCTGGAATAAGTTACAAAAAAACACTTCGACTAACTTCTGACCAGCTT AAAAGCTTAAAGCTGAAGAATGGTCCCAATGATGTGACCTTTAGTGTTACAACACAATATCAAGGTACTTGCCGCTGTGAAGGCACCATTTACCTATGGGATTGGGATGATAAGGTTATTATTTCTGACATCGATGGAACAATTACACG GTCAGATACTTTAGGTCATATTTTGCCTACTCTAGGCAAAGACTGGACGCACCAAGGGATTGCAAAGTTGTACCATAAAGTGAGCCA AAATGGATATAAATTTTTGTATTGCTCAGCACGTGCTATTGGAATGGCAGACATGACCAGGGGGTACCTGCACTGGGTCAATGAACGTGGAACTGTGCTGCCACAAGGGCCAGTGTTGCTGAGTCCAAGCAGCTTATTCTCAGCTTTGCACAG GGAAGTGATAgagaaaaagccagaaaaatTCAAAGTTCAGTGTTTGACAGACATAAAAAATTTGTTTTATCCTAACACAGAACCCTTTTATGCTGCTTTTGGAAACAGACCCGCT GACGTTTATTCATACAAACAAGTGGGTGTTTCTTTAAACCGAATATTTACGGTCAACCCCAAAGGAGAGCTTATACAAGAACATGCAAAGACAAACATCTCATC ctatGTCAGACTGTGTGAAGTGGTAGACcatattttccctttgctgaaaAGAAGCCATTCTTCAGATTTCCCTTGTTCTGATACCTACAGTCAGTTTACCTACTGGAGGGAACCTCTGCCACCTTTTGAAACTCAGGATGTACATCCGGACTCATCTTAA
- the LPIN1 gene encoding phosphatidate phosphatase LPIN1 isoform X5 yields the protein MNYVGQLAGQVFVTVKELYKGLNPATLSGCIDIIVVRQPDGNLQCSPFHVRFGKMGVLRSREKVVDIEINGEAVDLHMKLGDNGEAFFVQEMDNDQEVIPYHLSTSPILSEGTALMEAQLKRNSIDRIRNLDNSVSSQVPPQAHGSQPGTETSAVCSSVKKRRKKRRKSTHKIDSLKREDVGDTSEDEDMFPIEISSEEEKEPLDSPRILVPDVFVDEVSDIKAPTVSTYSQSSSYPRSDGEWSPIQSKPIDCTGQSSLLTVPADGGLSNSCPHQSSHFSPPDSSSGSRPPTPQSDSELVSKPTDRSGLKNPHMHWAWGELPQAKKASSLIKAKEPNTIDVNPSESTHFRVIQSDPIEEFNGASPLPALGHADAAAADETEPLPAETNKPETESAGAAVPSLPANEEIKQAASCSAQAVGKTDSPSRKKDKRSRHLGADGVYLDDLTDMDPEVAALYFPKNGDNIQNRNTNDTGPRSATHSPQSFGSSGADSGVESTSDGTRDLPSIAISLCGGLTDNKEITKEEFLEHAVTYQQFVDNPAIIDDPNLVVKIGNKYYNWTTAGPLLLAMQAFQKPLPKATVESIMRDKMPKKGGRWWFSWRGRNSTIKEETKAEQGMSGSRLKGEDSSEMSIANRKFRRVTVSRLLVACDRIKDESSSSDEDPRAAKQNLGSLQANSSHLSLLSGISYKKTLRLTSDQLKSLKLKNGPNDVTFSVTTQYQGTCRCEGTIYLWDWDDKVIISDIDGTITRSDTLGHILPTLGKDWTHQGIAKLYHKVSQNGYKFLYCSARAIGMADMTRGYLHWVNERGTVLPQGPVLLSPSSLFSALHREVIEKKPEKFKVQCLTDIKNLFYPNTEPFYAAFGNRPADVYSYKQVGVSLNRIFTVNPKGELIQEHAKTNISSYVRLCEVVDHIFPLLKRSHSSDFPCSDTYSQFTYWREPLPPFETQDVHPDSS from the exons GTTGACATAGAAATTAACGGAGAGGCTGTAGATTTGCACATGAAACTGGGAGACAATGGAGAAGCCTTTTTTGTCCAGGAGATGGATAATGATCAG GAGGTAATTCCTTATCATCTGTCTACATCCCCCATTTTGTCTGAGGGAACTGCTTTAATGGAAGCTCAGCTGAAGAGGAACTCAATTGACAGGATAAGAAACCTGGACAACAGTGTATCCTCGCAAGTACCACCCCAAGCTCATGGTTCTCAGCCTGGTACTGAAACATCTGCAGTCTGTAGCTCTgtgaaaaagaggaggaaaaagaggaggaagtcTACCCACAAAATAGACAGCTTAAAAAGAGAAGACGTTGGAGATACATCAGAAGATGAAGACATGTTTCCTATAGAGATTagctcagaggaagaaaaggaaccTTTGGACAGTCCAAG GATTCTTGTTCCAGATGTGTTTGTTGATGAAGTATCTGATATAAAGGCTCCTACTGTTTCTACTTATTCTCAGTCTTCATCTTACCCTCGTTCAGATGGAGAATGGTCACCTATTCAAAG TAAGCCTATAGATTGCACAGGGCAATCCTCTCTTCTCACTGTTCCAGCAGATGGAGGCCTATCTAACTCTTGTCCTCATCAGTCTTCTCACTTTTCTCCTCCAGACAG ctcATCAGGCTCACGTCCTCCTACTCCTCAAAGTGATTCAGAATTAGTCAGTAAACCTACAGACAGGAGTGGACTAAAGAATCCTCACATGCACTGGGCCTGGGGAGAGCTACCACAGGCTAAAAAG GCGAGTTCCTTGATCAAAGCTAAGGAACCTAACACAATAGATGTAAATCCTTCAGAAAGCACTCACTTTCGGGTCATCCAGAGTGATCCTATAGAGGAGTTTAATGGTGCATCTCCTCTGCCTGCCCTTGGACATGcagatgcagcagctgctgatgaaACTGAGCCCTTGCCAGCTGAGACAAATAAACCAGAGACAGaatctgcaggagcagctgtaCCATCGTTGCCTGCcaatgaggaaataaaacaagctgCATCTTGCTCAGCCCAGGCAGTTGGCAAGACAGATTCCCCTTCCAGAAAGAAAG ACAAACGAAGCCGGCATCTTGGTGCTGATGGTGTCTATTTAGATGACCTTACTGACATGGATCCAGAAGTTGCTGCACTTTATTTCCCCAAAAA tgggGATAacatacaaaacagaaacacaaatgacACAGGGCCACGGTCTGCCACTCATTCTCCGCAGTCTTTTGGGAGCTCAGGTGCTGACAGTGGTGTTGAAAGCACCTCAGATGGAACCAGAGATTTGCCCTCCATTGCCATTTCTCTCTGTGGAGGCCTTACGGACAACAAAGAGATAACCAAAG AAGAATTCTTAGAACATGCAGTAACATATCAGCAGTTTGTGGACAATCCTGCTATCATTGATGACCCTAACCTTGTAGTTAAGATTGGGAATAA GTACTACAACTGGACAACAGCTGGTCCCCTTCTGTTGGCAATGCAAGCATTCCAGAAACCTTTGCCAAAG GCCACTGTGGAGTCTATAATGAGAGACAAGATGCCCAAAAAAGGTGGAAGATGGTGGTTTTCCTGGAGAGGGAGAAACAGTACTATTAAAGAG GAAACAAAGGCAGAACAAGGTATGAGTGGAAGCAGACTTAAAGGAGAAGACTCTTCAGAGATGAGTATAGCAAACAG GAAGTTCAGGAGAGTAACAGTTTCCAGGCTTCTTGTCGCATGCGATAG AATAAAAGATGAATCTTCTTCGAGCGATGAAGACCCTAGAGCTGCCAAACAAAACCTGGGGTCATTACAAGCCAACTCGAGTCATCTCTCATTATTGTCTGGAATAAGTTACAAAAAAACACTTCGACTAACTTCTGACCAGCTT AAAAGCTTAAAGCTGAAGAATGGTCCCAATGATGTGACCTTTAGTGTTACAACACAATATCAAGGTACTTGCCGCTGTGAAGGCACCATTTACCTATGGGATTGGGATGATAAGGTTATTATTTCTGACATCGATGGAACAATTACACG GTCAGATACTTTAGGTCATATTTTGCCTACTCTAGGCAAAGACTGGACGCACCAAGGGATTGCAAAGTTGTACCATAAAGTGAGCCA AAATGGATATAAATTTTTGTATTGCTCAGCACGTGCTATTGGAATGGCAGACATGACCAGGGGGTACCTGCACTGGGTCAATGAACGTGGAACTGTGCTGCCACAAGGGCCAGTGTTGCTGAGTCCAAGCAGCTTATTCTCAGCTTTGCACAG GGAAGTGATAgagaaaaagccagaaaaatTCAAAGTTCAGTGTTTGACAGACATAAAAAATTTGTTTTATCCTAACACAGAACCCTTTTATGCTGCTTTTGGAAACAGACCCGCT GACGTTTATTCATACAAACAAGTGGGTGTTTCTTTAAACCGAATATTTACGGTCAACCCCAAAGGAGAGCTTATACAAGAACATGCAAAGACAAACATCTCATC ctatGTCAGACTGTGTGAAGTGGTAGACcatattttccctttgctgaaaAGAAGCCATTCTTCAGATTTCCCTTGTTCTGATACCTACAGTCAGTTTACCTACTGGAGGGAACCTCTGCCACCTTTTGAAACTCAGGATGTACATCCGGACTCATCTTAA